The following coding sequences are from one Schizosaccharomyces osmophilus chromosome 1, complete sequence window:
- the wdr83 gene encoding WD repeat protein, MAPK organizer 1 (MORG1) family Wdr83-like, which translates to MQVNLIRQIPTNEKEPLNAIKYNSTGNYLLCAGNDRVVRLLNSKTGAYIREYMAHSFEVMDLDIVTDSTRFASCGGDRFVHVWDVSTGKVIRKFGSHLARVNTVRYNEDSSILASGSFDSKVRLWDCRSNSSIPVQVLNEAKDSVSTIDIKEDQIIAGSTDGNIRTYDVRNGKILTDSFTNPITSIWTSKTGAFALVSVLHNSNHLLDLETGGILKSYSGKKNTNYRLRSCLDYMEHYVISGSEDGKILIWDMESGEQLTSISTPNMSIVSDIVSHPSSDSFAATTTHGDVLVYQCLKT; encoded by the exons ATGCAGGTGAATTTAATACGACAAATTCCTACAAACGAGAAAGAGCCTTTAAATGCTATAAAATATAACTCAACTGGTAATTATCTGCTGTGCGCCGGCAATGATCGTGTAGTCCGCCTATTGAACTCAAAAACTGGTGCGTATATAAGAGAGTACATGGCTCATAGCTTCGAGGTTATGGATTTGGATATAGTCACCGATAGTACTAGGTTCGCGAGTTGTGGAGGCGATCGTTTTGTTCATGTCTGGGATGTTTCCACCGGAAAAGTAATCAGGAAATTTGGTAGTCACCTTGCTCGTGTTAATACTGTGCGCTACAATGAAGATTCCTCAATCTTAGCTAGTG GATCCTTCGACTCAAAGGTGCGTCTATGGGACTGCAG ATCAAACTCTAGTATTCCGGTGCAAGTTTTGAATGAGGCCAAAGACAGCGTTTCGACAATTGATATTAAAGAAGACCAAATAATCGCAGGATCTACTGACGGCAATATACGAACTTACGATGTTCGTAACGGAAAAATACTTACTGATTCATTTACAA ATCCAATTACTTCAATATGGACGTCTAAAACAGGAGCTTTCGCTTTAGTTTCGGTTTTACACAATTCTAACCACCTTTTGGATTTAGAAACTGGTGGTATCCTAAAAAGCTATTCcggaaagaaaaatacaaacTATCGACTTCGATCTTGCCTTGATTATATGGAGCACTATGTCATTAGTGGAAGTGAAGATGGGAAGATTTTGATATGGGATATGGAATCTGGTGAGCAATTAACGTCCATATCAACTCCCAATATGTCTATCGTTAGTGATATCGTATCTCATCCTTCTTCAGATTCTTTCGCTGCAACCACCACTCATGGTGATGTCTTGGTTTACCAGTGTCTCAAGACGTAG